GTGATTGACCATGGTTTAAGGCATGAAGCAACAGTTTGCAAAATCCTTTTTAGATTTTGCCAGGATTGCCCGCCATTTAGAGAAATGAGGAAGATCTTCACATGGTTTTTATTGATTTAGAGAAAGTGTATCATAAAGTACCTAGGGAGATCATTAGAGGAACTTAAAGCTCTATTTTACACTACTCTATGTACATGGGCCATTGCTGTTGACTTCAATGGCATGGACCTACATGACTTTCTTATTTCTTTGGCACCTTCTTAATTAGGGCACACAGTTTTTCTTGTATTGTTTTCGGGCTATGCCttattctttgattaataaagttttgtttacctatcaaaaaaaaaaaaaaaagtacccaGGGAGACAATGAGTGTATTTGAAAAGGAGAAGGCTCCTTTAATGGATTAGTAATTGGTGTAAGAATGGACGGAGGTATCACGAATTTCCTATCACAGTAGGTTTATGTCAAGGATTTGCATGAAGTCATTATCTCATTACGTTGGTCATGGATCAAGATGAGCTTTGGTGGGGAATTTGCAGATGTCGTTGTGTTAACTGATGGGAGGTTTGAaaagatattttatgttaagGTTTTTGGCTAAGACTAAAACTAAATATTTCAAGTGTAAAAGTAAACTAGAAATAGAGATGGAGGGAGGGATTAGGAGTATTAGTTGATGGTTTATAGATACCAAAGAACAATATCTGTATTTAGGATCAAAAGTTCAAGGTTGGAGAAACTGGGAAGGATGTAGCCCATAGAATAACAATGGAGTGACAAAGCAGAGAAGTGTATCTGGAGGATTATTTGGCTATGGAATACCTATTAAGTTGAAGGAATAACTATGAAAACCTGTTGTTCTACAGTATAGAATGTTGGGTGTTAAGAAACAATAGAAGATGTGCGTAGCTGAAATGAGAATGTTAAGATGGATGTGTTACTGAGCAAAAGACAAGATGGATGTGTGACAATATTAGAAAAGGTTAGAAATAAAGTAATCTGTTTAAAGGCAGAGGAGGGCCATGTAGGATTGTTTGGTCTTGTGTAACAAGCGTCGATTAATGAACGTGTGAGAGAATGATTTAATTTAAGTGGTGTGAAAAGAGGTTGCTGGAAGCTCCTCatctcaaaaaaacaaaaaaagatgagggaagcttaaaataacatatagaaatagcgttttttttttttttttttttttttttaacgttggataacctctccaaggcagggcccctCGGACCCACCCTTGCAGAGTAAACAATGCACTGCACCCTcgaaagtttccctacacggaactggttaaatcgctggcttttcaccgGAGGTGTGGctccaaaggattgtttgcacccataaGGGGTTGAACCTTGGATCTTGAggggagtgataccccaagaccaaggccttcaccacatGGGCCAACCCCCTTGGGGTAAAAATAGCAAAGAATGATCAGTTAAATTGGGAGAAGATAGtgtatatgattttggattagTTAGAATGGCGTCAAGTATCTGACAAGGATTCACAGAGTGAATCTCAATGTGAGGGGGTAGAGACTTGGTTTGATTTAGCTAACAATATAGGGGGGATGTGCCCCTGAAACAGTCTCAATCTTTCTTAAGTTTAGAAGCCAGACCAAGTATGTGTGATCAGATAAGTCTAGTGTAGATGTACGACAAGGTCAGCCAACAATGGAGTGCATGAAACCTGTCTTAGAATGTAGACAAGCAAGAGCTCTCCTGATCAAGGAATGGGAGAAAATATGAAATCTTCTTTTACGTTACAAGCCAGAGCTCTCATGAGATGCTCTACCAAAAAGAGCTGCAGCAAAGGAAGTGATGCACACAGCTAACACTTGTGAAACAATTGATCAGGCTTATGGATAGTAACTTGGGTGACAGAAAAGCACGGTCGAACTTATCACATTCTGATCAGGGGGCTATTTAGAGTTCATAAGAAGAAGAGCATTGTGATGAGGATTTTGTAGACATATTCATTTAACAGTGACCATTTAGGAGATGAAGTAATGAGTTTCTGGTGATCAATTACATGCTGCTTAGCAAAACAATTTACCGTCTGAAGCGCTCGCTTTTCACCAATAGCCTACAATTGATGTGAGTTTGCCTCTGGAAATGGGTAAAGGTCACAAACATGTCTGCACTGACCAGATTAAAATGGCTTATATAAGGATAGTAACCATATCAATAATATCAACGGCACCCTTTCACTTAAACTCATGTAGAAATATTGACGCTTTTGCTCTCAGGGTGTCCAGTTATCTGACAGATTAtctgatgaaaaataatatggatTTTAATTTCGCTTGTCAGACCATATTTCGCAATCCAAACGAAGTCAAACCATATGTAGTTCCAGCACCCGAACGCTGCAATCTACCTGCGGCTGCCATTCACGCTTCTTCAGATTCTGTTGTAATTGTTGACATCAATGCACCAGCAGCACACATTGCACAGCACAAGTGGCAGCCCAACACGCCGGATGGCCAGGGTACACCATTCCTCTTTCAACATGGAAGGGCCTCAGCAAGCTCCACTGGCGGAACACTTATGCGCATGTTTAAAGGACCAGCTGGATCTGGGGCTGATGAGTGGCAATTTCCCCAAGCTCTAGCATTTGCTACATCTGGGATCAGAAGCTCAGCCATAGTTGCAATTACATGTGACAAAGAAATTATTACTGGTAAGCATCTATAGCTTTCATATTCTTCCTTTAGCTACTTATGTGGGAATTTAACATGTCAAGTATAGTGCTTCCCTTTCCCATGAGAAGTCCTTAACTTGATGAAGTGAGATTCATTGCGAAATAGACACTTTTCCACGGTATtccttaagtatttgttggtgcATATTTAATCTAATGGTATGATCTTGCGTATTACAACCTTGCTACTCATTCTATTCTTAGTTCTTTTTGTTCCTATCTAGAAAAAGCCAATCATGATTTCCATGTTTTCTAACACCTAGGAATATCTGCACCATTTGTGTTGATTTTAGAAGATTTAGTTTCTCTCGTGCACACCTTATTCATCTAATGCATTTCTATCGCTCTCGGCACTGGGGGTCTGAAGAATATGAAATCCCTATTAGATGATCCAAGGTTGACTAAAACTATTGATACTACAATGTACTTTGTTTTGTTACCAGAAAGATGGAGAAACCGATTGGGCAGTAAGTTATTCGTGATTAATAGGTAGTACTTGTTTCATCAAtggaattttttattgatattacCTGATTGGAGCTGGAAAACTTATCTCCTAGAAAAAAGGTTAACAGCATATCACGTTATCAATCTTTAAGTCACCAGGAGTGCATCATATCATAAAGTCACTAGATGTGCATCATATCATGTTATCAATCTCTCTTTCTACTTCTGTGTAACCAAATTACTTGAGAAGGTGCATTGTCGTTTAGCTGATCTTCTATTTGAGGTAGAGACTAGAGCCTGTCCAATAAGTATCTTTAAGGCCTTCCACTCTTAGGAGCCCATTTGATTTGTACGACAATCTAAGATTAGGGGCTTTGGAATATATCAAGCTTACCCCGCCCCCCCACACCATTGAATGTGATGACTGAGGTAAGTATTTTCCCTTTTACTTCTGGATTAACTGATATCTTGTTTTGTACTTTGTGTTTTGTAACTAGGTGGACACGCGGATAATAGTATCCACCTAATTTCATCAGATGGAGCAAAAACCTTAGAAACAGCACATGGGCACTGTGCTCCAGTCACTTGCCTTGGTCTGTCACCCGATAGCAATTACCTTGTGACTGGATCCAGGGACACAACAGTATTGCTTTGGAGAATACATAGAGTATTTACTTCTCGTTCAAGCAACATATCGGAGTCTTCCACCGGGACAGGCGCACCAACATCAACAGGCAGTACTACTCTATCAAGCACGTTGTCAGACAAAAGCCAGAGGCGTTGTATCGAAGGTCCCCTACATGTTCTTCGCGGCCACCACAGGGAAATACTCAGTTGTTGTGTCAGCTCAGATCTTGGAGTTGTTGTTTCATGCTCCCCTTCTTCAGATGTTCTTTTGCATTCTATAAGAAGGGGTCGTTTGATGAGAAGGCTGGCTGGCGTGGAGGCCCACGCGGTCTGCCTTTCATCTAAGGGGGTTGTAATGGCTTGGAATAAATCACAAGAAACTCTCAGTACATTCTCTCTTAATGGGGTTTTGATTGCCAAAGCACCACTTCGTTTCTCTGGCAGTGTCAGTTGCATGGAAATTTCTGTGGACGGGGAGAGTGCTTTAATTGGGATGAACTCATGTTTGGAAAATGATGGCTGGGATTTGAAGTTAAAGAAGCCTGGGACTGAAGACCTTGATCTAGACTCAGATGAAACTGCAAAAAATAACAGATTGTATATTCCATCACCTTCAATTTGCTTCCTGGATCTGCATACTCTTAAGGTATGAGACAGATAAAATATTTCACTGATTAGTACATAAAGAACGTGTTAAAATAATCTGAGGAAACAACAATGTCAAATTAGGCTGCCCCTTGCCTTGAAAGAGTTCACATGCGGCCACCAGCTCTCCCAAAATAAGGGGAGATTTGCTTCTTACTACTCACGGAAACATCCAATCTATATTACTTCCTTAAAAGGAAAAGTGGACTTTGCTTAGCCATAACCGAATTCTTCTGGGGGGAATTTGACAAGAGACCTTAGGGGAAGATGCACCAGGATTTGGGTCTAGCATCCATCATTTTGTCCTTCTATATACTACCAGTGGTAACCACATAGGTAGCTCATGTTACTTGAAATCTGGTTGGTACTTTTAGGTGCTGGGTGTTGTTGAGATACAGGAACTCCACTAAATTGTTGAAGTTTTCAGTCTTTTTCTTCCATGCAATAGTGTCGGTTGAGATCTAGTTTGCATAAAACTTAGGTTGCCTTTACATTGGATTTCTGCATAGATTTATAATGTTTGTTTGATGAAACAGAACATAATGGCTCAGGATCTTTATCCTCTCTGTTGTGTGTAGTCTTTACTTCTTGTGCATGTCTTCTCTGTTCTGCTCTTTGTTTACATCTTGCACGTGTCTTACAGCCAGTATGTCAGAAGCATCACTATGCCAGGTAGCGATGTTTAACATGGTGTCATAAGTTGGTTTGCTCCTGCCCCACTAACAGGCAATTACTTGATCCTTAGGTATCTCATATATTGAAGCTGGGAGAAGGACAAGATATTACAGCCCTGGCTCTAAACAAGGATAACACCAATCTTTTGGTGTCAACCGCAGATAGACAATTGATAATATTCACCGATCCAGCTGTAAGTTAAATGTTCTGTTACTCTTTGTATTTGGGGTCTCTattcattttatgatttttttattgcttAAAAAAACAGAGTACTTACTCAAAAAGAAATTCCCAGAGCAATATGTACTGTTTGAGCTTGGAAATTTCTTTGACCCCACCATTGCACTAGTTGATGGGATAAACGTCCTCAATTGTGCTGTCAGTCTTGTCCGGCGACTGGCAATGGTTAACCCACTTGGGCGGGAGCCAATTTTGAGTCTGTCTGTTTGAGACTCAGTTAACGTCCTCAATTGTGCTGTCTGTCTTGTCCGGCAACTGGCAATGGTTAACCCACTTGGGCGGGAGCCAATTTTGAGTCTGTTTGAGACTTAGTTATCTGGCTCATTGGGTCTAGTAACAGTTCCATTCTGTTTGGTTTTTCTGTTCCATTATGGTCTGATTCTTATTTGCACATTGATTTACTCAATCAGATAACTTTACTGTTTCAGGTAAAGTTGTTtagttaaaattaatatttagctTTCTAAAACTGGATTTCAAGAAAAGAATATCATTTTGCTggcaaaagaaaatttttaatagCACTAATTATAACGAGAAACTGGTTTTAATGCTAACAATGGCCAAGGGCTGATGATTATGATTTAAAATGCATATTTCCGATTCCAAACCTTGTGATGACTTCTTTTGCCGTTTGCTTGCAGTTGAGTTTGAAAGTGGTGGATCACATGCTCAAGCTTGGTTGGGAAGGCGATGGGCTCAGCCCTCTTATAAAGTCGTAGGTGTAGTAAGCAATTGAATTTTTTGAGTAACCGGAAAAGGAACACAGGAGACAAGTGAATACTATTATGCCACCTGGACAGATATGGCAAGGGACATGTTGGCTGCCTTGCTAAAAAATCAGGTCATTTTCATGACCTAGTTTTGAAGCTGTCTATGTGGGTGTAACCTTAAAATTAGAATAGTAGAATATGGAGAAGTGAGAGAGTGCCAGGTTATTAGATTTACTGCAGGCTTTGTTTTTAGTTTATTATTCGGTTGAATAAAAATTACGCTGTCATTGAGATTGGTGAGCTCTAAAGCTTTTGACATCAGAGCTGTTCATTTTTGTCCGTCGATTGTTTTGGtagaaaatcggaatgaaaataTCCTGATACAGGTTCTTTGTATTCCTCCAAACCCAGTAATTCCGTTGTCCCACTTCCATTAAATCATCTCGTATTTTTTTAGATAGCAGATTGATGAATAATGTCAGATCAACACGGTAAGATAGGGAATATAATacataacatttttctttatgagaaatgataattgcaATTGTAAGTGTGTAAGTACCgaacaatcattttgaaaaaaaaaatgaataaatacaaaactcatatgaaaagaaattaatattttaaagtgACTATACGGCATTCACACACTCAacaactatatgtaatattactatttttgcatgattatgGTCAGTGAGCCACTTGACTTTTGTTATCAATGACAAGTATGAGTTTCTTAGCCTTAGCCTTCAATAATGCAAACACCTTTATAACATCATTATTTAAGGAGAAACGAGTAAACGCATTGTCATTCAGTTAACTTATCAAATACAAGCTCCTACCTAGCATTGTTATTCTCTGTCCCTACgctttattttctctttcaatCGGGCATTTTAGACAAATGATGCTTCTCACATAATTGAAAAGTTTTCATTTCTCTGCTTACCGAGCTAATTTCCATTTCTGTGGAAGGCTCGAACGTTAAGACCTCCATCGATGTGAAGATTGATCATTGTCCTGTAATTGACTGTTTGATTTTCATCACTCATTTTGAACTGGAAACAGCCCAACAAGACAGCCGAGAAAATCTTCATATTCCTGTAGGCAAACTCTTTTCCAAGACAGATTCGTGGGCCTGCCTGTGAACCGGTAGAAATTTTGTTTAGATTCTCTTCACAAGCATAGTAAAGGTTTCTACAGAAGAATGTGGGTTCGCATAAAAACGTCAATATGTTGGCATCTACCGTTACTTCAAAGGCATttcaacatttttcaaaaagagttaGACATGCCTGTAATGAAGATGAGCTTAAAGCATAAACTTATAGAAATGTAAAAGCTgtacaagaattttttttatttcatttccttaGGTTCATGTGCAGACTGGTCTCATGAGATGGGAAATGTTAGGgaatataattcaaatgattaaatCCACAATTAAGTTTTTGGGAGACTCGGTGGCTTAACAGAATACCCCAACTAGGGGTGAGATTCGGCCGATCCAGACCGCCAAAACCGATCAGATCAGACCAATCCAGTCTGGTCCGATCCGATCCAAATTTCAATGGACTAAATGAGTTCAGTCCAGTCCTGGTCCAGGAGTTTTCCACCCTGAAccagaccaaaccggaccgaatgtaaaataataaaaaaatataattatttatatatttatataattatttatctataaattaattatataattatatactaatatttttttttgataagtaattatatactaatattaatatttatactaatactaatagtctaatagttTGATATAAACTATTGTAATATTGTTATACTTATacagttatactaatatagttatactaaatcactataagtaatactaatatataattatgctaatcactataattaatactaatatataactatacaatacacttatacagttgtactaatactcttagactaataatattatatttatactaatatataaatatatatatactaatatatatattattatatatcatagtatactatatgtatatatattaaattatttaatagttataaacttatagtaaataagttaatagtGTATTATCAGTTATAATAACTAAGTTAAGAagctattactatatattaatagactaatagttttATAACTTattactatattactatatactactagactattactatattatcagttataattatttttttgataagttcagttATAATTATCactctattataatttatatagttatactaaacactataattaatactttatagttatactaaatcactgattcaccataactaatattactaatatatagctatattaatagtctaatactattataatttatatagttatactaatcataataagttaataactaaatcactataagtataactatatatatttagtatcaatgtattattatattctttaatgtataactataatatatagtcctagtatattttaatatattaacatattataagagttatagtataaattataatatagaatttataatatactaaatcactataacagcataactaatactaatatatagctataataatagtctactattaatactattatatagttatactaatcactataattaatactaatatatagctatatagtatGCTTATCCAGTTGTACTGATACTATTAATCTATTATttagtctaagactctcaattctaatataggttATATAGTTAtgactaatactaatattaacattaatactaatactgtagaatatagttatactaactacttgattcaacataactaatattactaatataatatagctatactaaattattcatagtctaatactaatactattatatagttatactaatcataaattcataataactaaatcattataagtctataactatatatatttagtatcgatatattattatattatttaatgtattactattaactataatatatagtactagtatatattaacatattataaaagttatagtataaattataatatatcatatatatatatataaatttataatagtattagtatagttaacttaatatgttataTGTTTAagtcactataactacatagagtattagtaatatagtatttaatataactacatagagtattagtataactgtagagtattagtaataagagtattactattatttaatatagtattacatagtgTCGtaaagtattaataaatgtgtggggtttgaagagatatagtaatactagtacattacatatagtattactattattacatacagTTATTAGTTCtggtattagtattagtgtattattagttataataaacaagttaataactattactaatttactatatactaatagactaatagtattagcgtattactaatatatatattaatacatatataatagtatactatatgtatatatattaaatatatcacaatataattacataagtattaaacaaaatgccattggtttaaaaaaaaaaagaatctagaGTGGACCGAACGGACCGGACCGTCCCGAATGGAAATTcgggaccggactggaccggtCTTTAGggagttcggtctggtccagggtgggaaaaccctggaccgaataggtccggtccggtctggtccaCAAAATCTCCCGGGATTGAACCGGACTGGACCAAACTCTCCCTTGGTCCCCAACTGGGTTTATGCTAACCTGGAAGGCCGTAAACTTGAAAGGGCTCTCTGGTTGGAAAATTCCATCCTCATTGAGCCATCTCTCTGGTTTGAATTCCAGGGCATCATCACCCCAAATGAATTTCATCCTGCCCATTGCATAAGGTTGGTACGCTACCATATCTCCTTTCTTCACATTGTAGCCATCTGGTAGAGTATCATCAGAAAAGCAAATCTTTGCATCCtgtaagcaaaaaataaaaaatgggttAGGCTTGGATAATGCTAAAACCACTGAGCTCTCAGAAGTTGGGAAACAATTGTAATTAACTTGCTGTTGtagaaatccaaaaacaatggTAACTCTCACTCTATCACCACTCACATACTGGTTTCAAAGAGAAATTCTACCAGAAAAGAgcatttgtggtagtatttacaGACGCAAAAACCATTTAGTGGTTACTATTCATATAGTCGATATTCTCATTACCACAGGAACTGCTGGATAGAGTCTGAGAGTTTCAGTAATTGCCGCATGGAGAAAATTCATCTTTTCTAGAGCTTCTTCACTAATAGTGGCGGCAAAATCAGCATAGTTTGAGATATCTTTATTGGTGGTAGCTTCCTTCACTTCTTTTGCAACTTTTTCTTGCACGGCAGGATGCTTACAGAGCATGTAAATAAACCAAGCAATGGTGGCTGCAGTCGTGTCTTTGCCAGCTATGATGAAGTTAAGAATTATATCTCTCAAGTATGTTGGATCATTCTGTGTCACTTGCAGAAACCTAGACAGGATGTCTTCTCTCTTTATCTGCATTGCACACACTATGAAAAATTTATCTCATGTCTGGACAATCAATTAAAGATAGAAACTCTTAGCTATTTCACTCACGGAAGATTCATCCTTCAAGTTCTTCATTTGCTCAATCTTCTTGTGTATCAGCTTAAACACGAAATCATTAACAATTTTGGTACTTTTCTTTAAGGTGGCCTCTGATCCGATATTTAGAAACTTCTTGATTCTCCAAAAGATATCAACGTAACGAAAAAGGGTCATTGAGCTCGAATCATCAAACGCATTGCTAAAattctttccttcttcatttGATCCACACATGCTGTCTAACTCGATTCCAAATGCAACTTGGAACAGTGAATCCAGGATTGATTTCATCAATAGATCCTACATGAATAATCAGAACTTGTCAACATTCAACATCATATGGGACTAGTCATTTTGTGACCATTGACGTGTCCAAAACTCACTTGAAGATCGATGATCTGGTTGGAAGTTGCTGCTTCAGACACTATATGAGCCAGTTTTGCAGCACTTTTCCTGAAGACCTCACTGCTAAAGTCCCTTAACACCCTTGTGGAGAACTCATGACTTGATATCTTCCTCTGTTGGCGCCACTTGTCACCATCGACTGTGAAAATCCCATCTCCTAGAAGGTCCTTCAGCAGGACGTAGTTATAACATCCCTGCACAAGGTtttaaagaacaaaacaaacaagTCTTCAATCCTAATAATTTACTTCATGGTTTGGGCCTTTTCCCAAAAATTGAAATCCAATCCTCGTAGAAACCATAGTACAAGATACTCAGTGCTCGAGAAAAACGCCTACCAAAAACTAGATTTGACTTGAAACTAAGATAAGTTACCCCACTAAACAGAATTGGATCTAGAAGAATTCACACTAATCTGCTTGGAAAATTGATTTTTGGTGTAAATTAATTTTCCGAATCATTCTTATTCCTTTCAGATTACATTATCTATAATTTTATCTAGATCTTCTGCGTCATAACTCtccaaaataaaaactaaaaagaaagaaagaatcctCATATTAGGATGTTCTGAATTCTGAACTAGCTAGAGATAAGGAATATACCTTGCCATAATTGTCGAAATTAGTTTTGAGTATGTACTCGACATTTGCTGGGTCCGCAGTGTAAATCTCGTTCCTAAAAGGACTTAGAAGCCTGTATGTCCTGTACTTTCCAGCAAGGTCAGTCATATAGTGGTGCAACCTATGGAAGTTGAGGAGCTGGTTAAACGTGGTTCCGGCAATAGGATGGtacttcttctttctcttatcTTTCTTCATTTGCCTTGCTAGAATCTGGACACCCAGAAAAGAAACGATAATAGCCAAAGCGGCGGAGGACATGGCCATGGGATTCGAGAGGAAATCCATGGATGGAGCCGGAGGGAGGTCGTATCGTGGGTCTCGGTCGGAGTACTTCTACTTAAAGAGGGAAGTTGCCGGTTCAACGACGACAGATTTTGTTCTCCCtagttttcatttaaaaaaactatatcaCATCATGCACATGGAGGTAGTATAATGAATATATCATATCATCCTTACATTACAGAAATAACACATTTTAAGATAATTTCTTCTATCATTCCCTTaaatg
This genomic interval from Carya illinoinensis cultivar Pawnee chromosome 2, C.illinoinensisPawnee_v1, whole genome shotgun sequence contains the following:
- the LOC122301217 gene encoding cytochrome P450 704C1-like, whose product is MDFLSNPMAMSSAALAIIVSFLGVQILARQMKKDKRKKKYHPIAGTTFNQLLNFHRLHHYMTDLAGKYRTYRLLSPFRNEIYTADPANVEYILKTNFDNYGKGCYNYVLLKDLLGDGIFTVDGDKWRQQRKISSHEFSTRVLRDFSSEVFRKSAAKLAHIVSEAATSNQIIDLQDLLMKSILDSLFQVAFGIELDSMCGSNEEGKNFSNAFDDSSSMTLFRYVDIFWRIKKFLNIGSEATLKKSTKIVNDFVFKLIHKKIEQMKNLKDESSIKREDILSRFLQVTQNDPTYLRDIILNFIIAGKDTTAATIAWFIYMLCKHPAVQEKVAKEVKEATTNKDISNYADFAATISEEALEKMNFLHAAITETLRLYPAVPVDAKICFSDDTLPDGYNVKKGDMVAYQPYAMGRMKFIWGDDALEFKPERWLNEDGIFQPESPFKFTAFQAGPRICLGKEFAYRNMKIFSAVLLGCFQFKMSDENQTVNYRTMINLHIDGGLNVRAFHRNGN